Proteins co-encoded in one Candidatus Kapaibacterium sp. genomic window:
- a CDS encoding CoA-binding protein, translating to MALPEDLGPFIDVRPLLEPRSIAVIGASRQPHTVGWLILDNLLSCGYTGVVYPVNPRAHAVRGVRAYPSIEAVPERVELAIIAVPAPIVPEVLDACGRQGVQAAIVLSAGFKEIGPEGARREALIRDLSQQYGIALLGPNCLGAMNTDPTVRLNATSGQAMAQEGRIGFISQSGALCAAVLDYTRAQNIGLSKVISLGNKAGATEVDFLAYL from the coding sequence ATGGCACTGCCAGAAGACTTGGGTCCCTTCATCGATGTCCGTCCGCTCCTGGAGCCACGCTCGATTGCTGTCATTGGGGCCTCTCGTCAGCCTCACACCGTCGGATGGCTGATCTTGGATAACCTCCTGAGCTGCGGATATACAGGGGTCGTCTACCCCGTGAATCCCCGCGCCCATGCTGTGCGGGGTGTTCGGGCATATCCCAGCATAGAGGCTGTCCCCGAGAGGGTAGAGTTAGCCATTATCGCAGTACCTGCCCCTATAGTCCCTGAGGTCCTAGATGCATGCGGGCGGCAGGGAGTGCAAGCCGCTATCGTGCTGAGCGCCGGCTTCAAAGAAATTGGCCCAGAAGGAGCCCGACGCGAGGCTCTCATCCGCGACCTTAGCCAGCAGTACGGTATAGCCCTCCTCGGCCCGAACTGCCTAGGAGCCATGAACACAGATCCCACAGTCCGCCTCAATGCCACTTCTGGACAGGCAATGGCACAAGAAGGAAGGATTGGCTTCATCAGCCAGAGCGGAGCTCTATGTGCCGCTGTCTTAGACTACACTCGTGCCCAGAACATCGGACTGAGTAAGGTCATCAGCCTCGGCAATAAAGCTGGAGCAACGGAGGTAGACTTCTTAGCCTACCTTTGA
- a CDS encoding acetate--CoA ligase family protein yields the protein MLEAYGFPLLPWATARSPEEAVAVAAQLGFPVALKVLSPDIIHKFDIGGVLLNVSSPEARPCWIPAHPASCHAKCTPSSV from the coding sequence GTGCTAGAAGCGTACGGGTTCCCTCTACTGCCGTGGGCAACGGCGCGTTCGCCGGAAGAAGCCGTTGCTGTTGCAGCCCAACTCGGCTTTCCTGTTGCACTCAAAGTACTCTCGCCAGACATCATCCACAAGTTCGACATCGGCGGAGTCCTACTGAACGTGTCCTCTCCAGAAGCCCGTCCATGCTGGATTCCAGCACATCCAGCAAGCTGTCATGCAAAATGCACCCCAAGCTCGGTTTGA
- the atpE gene encoding ATP synthase F0 subunit C has protein sequence MELGLAWLAAGIGVGISVLGAGTGIGRLGAAALEAASRQPETAAETRTLMLIAAALIEGIALIACIVCILLAVKTA, from the coding sequence ATGGAGCTAGGACTAGCGTGGTTAGCTGCAGGCATTGGTGTTGGCATCAGTGTCTTGGGAGCAGGTACCGGCATTGGGCGTCTGGGTGCTGCGGCTCTGGAAGCTGCCAGCCGCCAACCAGAAACGGCTGCTGAGACGCGGACACTGATGCTGATTGCAGCTGCCCTCATCGAGGGAATTGCCCTCATCGCCTGCATCGTCTGCATCCTGTTGGCTGTCAAGACTGCATAG
- the atpB gene encoding F0F1 ATP synthase subunit A gives MSATPTGDGNVFTQLLGKLGDHHGFYIGPYKVLSLPIILWDDGQLHVYRSPSEMEASGKYRMVMGHPVRTLDGTKPALDLSITNLVVYQWLGMLLLGWLLWRTVSRYRKAPLQPPRGLQNAIEAIVLFIRDEVVRPNIPSHHLSQRLLPYFLTLFFFILVLNLLGLLPGGHTATGSLAVTGALALTAFLVINGGAIATIGLKRWLRHLLGGGPLWLSPILVPIEVIGMFAKAFALCVRLFANMTAGHIALLALVGLIFFFGTVLIAPVSIAFSVFVYFLETLVAFLQAYIFTILTAVFLGLATEESH, from the coding sequence ATGAGCGCTACGCCTACCGGAGACGGCAATGTCTTCACCCAGCTCTTAGGGAAGCTGGGTGATCACCACGGGTTCTACATCGGCCCCTACAAGGTACTCAGCCTCCCAATCATCCTGTGGGACGACGGCCAACTCCATGTTTACCGATCGCCCTCAGAGATGGAGGCGAGCGGCAAATACCGCATGGTTATGGGGCATCCCGTGCGGACGCTCGACGGAACAAAGCCAGCCTTAGACCTCTCCATCACGAACTTGGTCGTATACCAGTGGTTGGGGATGCTGCTCCTCGGGTGGCTCTTATGGCGCACCGTGAGTCGTTACCGCAAGGCACCGCTGCAGCCCCCACGCGGGCTGCAGAATGCCATAGAGGCTATCGTGCTCTTCATTCGGGACGAAGTCGTCCGACCGAACATCCCCTCTCACCATCTTTCCCAGCGCCTACTGCCGTATTTCCTAACGCTCTTCTTCTTCATCCTCGTTCTCAACCTACTAGGGCTATTGCCCGGCGGGCACACGGCCACGGGCTCCTTGGCAGTTACGGGAGCTCTCGCGCTGACGGCCTTCCTCGTCATCAACGGTGGGGCCATCGCCACAATTGGCCTCAAGCGCTGGCTTCGCCACCTCCTCGGCGGCGGTCCCCTGTGGCTGAGCCCAATCCTGGTGCCGATTGAGGTCATCGGGATGTTCGCTAAGGCCTTCGCCCTCTGCGTCCGATTGTTCGCGAATATGACAGCAGGGCATATCGCTTTGCTAGCCCTCGTGGGGCTCATCTTTTTCTTCGGCACCGTGCTCATTGCACCGGTGTCCATTGCTTTCTCGGTATTCGTGTACTTCCTGGAAACCCTGGTGGCCTTCCTACAGGCCTACATCTTCACAATTCTCACTGCGGTCTTCCTCGGCTTAGCGACCGAGGAGAGCCACTGA
- the atpH gene encoding ATP synthase F1 subunit delta, with protein MSPLRIARRYATALLRLAQEGSLHAQVYEELCWLRDLLRRSSELRAFLRNPVIRAERKRAVVTELFAGRLTPLLLQFLLLLVDKRREALLPEIITAYEELYFQYTDRLAVTVRSAIPLETPLQNRLVEALQERTGKTIVPIFAVDPTLIGGVQLQIGDTVIDGSLRHALERLRRDLHQKAPTRWLRSNGETSPLTDHKP; from the coding sequence ATGTCGCCCCTGCGGATTGCGCGTCGGTATGCTACAGCGCTCCTAAGGTTAGCGCAGGAGGGCTCCCTCCATGCTCAGGTCTACGAGGAGCTCTGCTGGTTGCGGGACCTCCTACGGCGTTCCTCGGAGCTGCGGGCCTTTCTACGGAACCCCGTCATCCGAGCGGAGCGGAAACGGGCCGTGGTAACGGAGCTCTTTGCTGGACGGCTGACACCCCTGCTGCTACAGTTCCTGTTGCTGCTCGTCGACAAGCGGCGCGAGGCACTGCTACCAGAAATCATCACCGCTTACGAGGAGCTCTACTTCCAGTACACCGACCGCCTAGCAGTCACGGTCCGCTCCGCTATTCCGCTAGAGACACCGCTCCAGAACCGGCTCGTCGAAGCCTTGCAGGAGCGCACCGGAAAAACGATTGTCCCAATCTTCGCTGTAGATCCTACCCTCATCGGAGGGGTGCAGCTCCAGATTGGGGACACCGTCATTGACGGCTCCCTCCGCCACGCCCTGGAGCGCCTCCGGCGAGACCTACACCAGAAAGCCCCCACACGCTGGCTCCGCTCAAACGGCGAGACAAGTCCCCTAACGGATCACAAGCCATGA
- the atpG gene encoding ATP synthase F1 subunit gamma, whose amino-acid sequence MATLRDIRRRIQAVRNTAKITAAMRMVSAAKLRRAQEAIWAARPYAHKLTEILWHLSGTTRDFLHPFFEARKEIRSVLLVVVTADRGLCGSFNNNVLRAALQRLEALRHDFPKATVQIAAIGRRGISFFRKRASEPIAYEKPDVFSPLRYETAQEIAQFCMDAYMAGRYDRVEVLYNEFRSVLRQEVRHELLLPITPPAQMELPRREYIYEPSQADILTALLPLSIQTQLWRILLDSSAAEHAARMIAMENATSNAHELIRHLQLQYNKERQAAITKEMVEITSGAEALRGTG is encoded by the coding sequence ATGGCGACGTTGCGAGACATCCGGCGGCGAATCCAGGCTGTGCGAAACACAGCGAAGATTACTGCGGCTATGCGCATGGTCTCCGCAGCCAAGCTGCGACGGGCCCAAGAAGCCATTTGGGCAGCTCGGCCATATGCCCACAAGCTCACGGAAATCCTCTGGCACTTGTCTGGGACAACCCGCGATTTCCTCCATCCCTTCTTCGAAGCACGAAAGGAGATACGCTCTGTCCTGCTGGTGGTCGTCACAGCCGACCGCGGGCTATGTGGGAGTTTCAACAACAACGTCCTCCGGGCAGCGCTCCAGCGCTTGGAAGCTCTACGGCACGATTTCCCCAAAGCGACTGTGCAGATAGCCGCCATCGGGCGGCGCGGGATCTCGTTCTTCCGCAAGCGTGCCAGCGAACCTATCGCCTACGAGAAACCGGACGTCTTCTCACCCCTACGGTACGAGACGGCTCAAGAAATAGCCCAGTTCTGCATGGATGCCTACATGGCAGGACGCTACGACCGAGTGGAAGTTCTCTACAATGAGTTCCGTTCCGTCCTCCGGCAAGAAGTACGCCACGAGCTCCTTTTGCCGATTACCCCACCGGCGCAGATGGAACTCCCGCGCCGAGAGTACATCTACGAGCCCTCCCAAGCAGACATCCTGACAGCGCTCCTTCCGCTCTCTATCCAAACCCAGCTCTGGCGGATTCTGCTGGACTCCTCAGCGGCCGAGCATGCTGCCCGGATGATCGCCATGGAGAATGCAACTTCCAACGCCCACGAGCTAATCCGCCATCTTCAGCTCCAGTACAACAAAGAACGGCAAGCAGCGATTACGAAGGAGATGGTAGAGATCACCAGCGGAGCTGAAGCACTCCGCGGAACAGGATAG
- a CDS encoding acetate--CoA ligase family protein, with the protein MQNAPQARFEGVIVQKMGARGHELILGIKRDPQFGPIIMVGLGGIYVEVFRDVAFRIAPLRERSAYLMIEETRVASLLQGIRGQPPADIDAVADCLLRLSQLSLEQSLVDELDINPLLYPKGNGVAVVDVRIAVRRHPESK; encoded by the coding sequence ATGCAAAATGCACCCCAAGCTCGGTTTGAGGGGGTTATTGTCCAGAAGATGGGTGCGCGAGGGCACGAACTCATCTTGGGCATCAAGCGCGATCCACAGTTTGGACCCATCATCATGGTCGGTCTAGGAGGGATTTACGTCGAGGTCTTCCGTGACGTTGCATTCCGGATTGCCCCACTTCGCGAGCGCAGCGCTTACCTGATGATTGAGGAGACCCGTGTCGCCTCACTACTCCAGGGCATCCGCGGCCAACCTCCAGCCGATATCGACGCCGTTGCCGACTGCCTCCTCCGCCTTTCCCAGCTATCGCTGGAACAGTCGCTGGTGGACGAGTTGGACATCAATCCTCTACTGTATCCGAAAGGCAATGGGGTTGCCGTCGTTGACGTCCGTATAGCCGTTCGGCGGCATCCTGAGTCCAAGTGA
- the atpA gene encoding F0F1 ATP synthase subunit alpha translates to MIELRPEEISTILRRQLAGFEREVDIYDVGTVLQVGDGVARVYGLRQAMMSELVEFPNGVVGMVLNLEEDHVGVILFGDDRLVKEGDVVRRTGRVASVPVGEELLGRVVNPLGVPLDGKGPINAKQYLPMERKAIGVIYRQPVKEPLQTGIKAIDALIPIGRGQRELIIGDRQTGKTAIAIDTIINQKYTHTEEARRRGIKPVYCIYVAIGQKASTVANVVATLREYGAMDYTIVVAANASDPAPLQYIAPYCGASMGEYFRDTGRHALIVYDDLSKQAAAYRQVSLLLRRPPGREAYPGDIFYVHSRLLERAAKLSDELGGGSLTALPIIETQAGDVAAYIPTNVISITDGQIYLETGLFNAGIRPAMNVGISVSRVGGNAQIKAMKRVAGPLKIELAMYRELEAFAKFGSDLDPTTQRQLRRGARLVEILKQPQYSPMPVEEQIAILYAATNGWLDELPLELVAAFEREFLEYLRTFHQRSILEAILDTQDLTPEISQRLDEALQHFCTEFRQRHGLS, encoded by the coding sequence ATGATCGAGCTCCGACCAGAAGAGATTTCGACGATCCTTCGGCGCCAGTTGGCTGGATTTGAGCGCGAGGTTGACATCTACGATGTGGGCACCGTCCTTCAGGTCGGCGACGGAGTAGCCCGTGTCTATGGCTTACGTCAGGCGATGATGTCTGAGCTCGTTGAGTTCCCTAACGGGGTTGTGGGCATGGTCCTCAATCTGGAAGAGGACCACGTCGGCGTCATCCTCTTTGGTGACGATCGCCTGGTAAAGGAGGGCGATGTGGTCCGCCGTACCGGCCGCGTGGCCTCTGTTCCCGTAGGCGAAGAACTGTTGGGCCGTGTCGTCAATCCGTTGGGGGTCCCCTTGGACGGCAAGGGCCCTATCAACGCCAAGCAGTATTTGCCGATGGAACGGAAGGCCATTGGTGTCATCTACCGACAGCCCGTCAAGGAACCGCTCCAGACCGGTATCAAAGCCATCGATGCCCTCATCCCAATTGGACGAGGACAGCGCGAGCTCATCATCGGAGACCGCCAGACTGGGAAGACGGCTATCGCTATCGACACCATCATCAACCAGAAGTACACCCACACCGAGGAAGCCCGTCGCCGCGGGATTAAGCCTGTCTACTGCATCTACGTCGCAATTGGACAGAAAGCTTCTACCGTCGCAAACGTCGTGGCAACATTACGAGAATACGGGGCTATGGACTATACGATTGTTGTAGCCGCGAATGCCTCTGACCCTGCCCCGCTACAGTATATAGCACCGTACTGCGGTGCTTCCATGGGCGAGTACTTCCGAGACACAGGGCGCCATGCGCTGATTGTCTACGACGATCTCTCCAAACAGGCTGCGGCCTATCGGCAGGTCTCCCTTCTGCTCCGCCGTCCGCCAGGACGGGAAGCATACCCAGGAGACATCTTCTACGTCCACAGCCGCCTGTTGGAGCGCGCAGCGAAGCTCAGCGATGAGCTTGGCGGAGGCTCTCTAACCGCCTTACCCATCATTGAAACCCAGGCCGGAGATGTGGCTGCCTACATTCCTACGAACGTCATCTCCATCACTGATGGGCAGATCTACCTGGAGACCGGCCTCTTCAACGCTGGCATCCGTCCCGCTATGAACGTCGGGATCTCTGTCTCCCGCGTTGGCGGCAACGCCCAAATCAAAGCAATGAAGCGCGTTGCCGGGCCGCTGAAGATAGAGCTCGCAATGTACCGCGAACTAGAGGCCTTCGCCAAGTTCGGCTCAGACTTAGACCCGACCACCCAACGCCAGCTCCGCCGTGGAGCCCGGCTGGTGGAAATCCTCAAGCAACCCCAGTACTCACCAATGCCCGTTGAGGAGCAGATTGCTATCCTATACGCTGCCACCAACGGCTGGCTAGATGAACTCCCGCTAGAGTTGGTTGCAGCCTTCGAACGGGAATTCCTGGAGTATCTCCGTACCTTCCACCAACGCTCTATCTTAGAAGCCATCCTAGACACGCAGGACCTCACACCCGAGATCTCCCAGCGGCTGGACGAAGCCCTACAGCACTTCTGCACGGAATTCCGGCAACGCCACGGGCTCTCGTAG
- the rfaD gene encoding ADP-glyceromanno-heptose 6-epimerase — translation MILLTGGAGFIGSCFLWKLNQEGIFDVIVVDRLSGEKWRNLVGKRFREFIHRDDLLPRLLRNELGTLEAIVHLGARTNTTDSNIAALLADNYEYSKVLARYAVERGIRFIYASSAATYGAGEQGFQESRLWALRPLSPYGFSKHLFDCWAAAEGILEHAVGVKLFNVYGPNEYHKGPMASMVWHGFRKIQQTGKMQLFKSTDSQYVDGEQKRDFTYVKDVVAVLWKLLTQPKLVGLYNVGTGQARSWNELAHALFAALGKPVQIEYIEMPAELRSQYQNFTQADLSKLQASGVVHSFRSLEEGVTEYVQEYLLPGQLYL, via the coding sequence ATGATTCTACTCACCGGCGGTGCCGGCTTCATCGGTAGTTGCTTCCTCTGGAAGCTGAACCAAGAGGGGATCTTCGATGTCATCGTCGTAGACCGACTCAGCGGCGAAAAATGGAGAAACTTAGTCGGCAAGCGCTTCCGTGAGTTTATCCACAGGGACGACCTCCTACCCCGCCTACTACGGAACGAGCTAGGCACACTAGAGGCCATTGTCCATCTGGGAGCCCGTACCAACACGACGGATTCCAACATCGCTGCTCTACTGGCCGATAACTACGAGTACAGCAAGGTCCTCGCGCGCTATGCGGTCGAACGAGGAATTCGCTTCATCTACGCCAGTAGTGCGGCAACCTACGGCGCAGGCGAGCAAGGGTTCCAGGAATCTCGGCTCTGGGCTCTCCGCCCACTCAGCCCGTACGGGTTTTCCAAGCACCTTTTTGACTGCTGGGCAGCAGCAGAAGGAATTCTAGAGCATGCCGTCGGAGTGAAGCTCTTCAACGTCTACGGCCCCAACGAGTACCACAAGGGGCCGATGGCGAGCATGGTTTGGCATGGTTTCCGCAAAATCCAGCAAACGGGCAAAATGCAGCTCTTCAAATCTACCGACTCGCAGTACGTCGACGGCGAACAGAAGCGAGACTTCACGTACGTCAAGGACGTCGTCGCAGTGCTGTGGAAGCTCTTGACACAGCCAAAGCTCGTGGGTCTCTACAACGTCGGTACTGGACAGGCTCGAAGCTGGAACGAGCTTGCCCATGCACTATTTGCTGCCTTAGGCAAACCTGTGCAGATCGAATACATTGAGATGCCCGCTGAGCTGCGTTCCCAGTATCAGAACTTCACCCAGGCCGATCTTAGCAAATTGCAGGCCAGCGGGGTCGTTCACTCCTTCCGGTCACTGGAGGAAGGAGTGACGGAATACGTGCAGGAGTACCTCCTCCCCGGGCAGTTATACTTGTAG
- the atpF gene encoding F0F1 ATP synthase subunit B, giving the protein MPNFLEVSPGLMFWTLLNFGIFLVLLARFAWKPILNAVEQRERTIAEALSSAETARREAERLLQEAHQRLQEAQQEVHRLLREGKQQAEALLREASERAEQLKRQKLEETQLEIQRQLERAYAQLYADVANLVVEGTARLLQQTLDPEAHRKLVESFVNEIARQN; this is encoded by the coding sequence ATGCCCAACTTCCTGGAGGTCTCTCCCGGCTTGATGTTCTGGACTCTCCTCAATTTCGGCATCTTCCTGGTGCTGCTAGCACGTTTTGCATGGAAGCCCATCTTGAATGCCGTAGAGCAGCGCGAGCGCACGATTGCAGAAGCGCTCAGTAGCGCTGAGACTGCGCGCCGAGAAGCTGAGCGACTCCTCCAAGAGGCTCACCAGCGCCTCCAGGAAGCACAGCAGGAGGTCCATCGCCTGCTCCGCGAGGGCAAACAACAGGCAGAAGCTCTCCTACGAGAAGCCAGCGAGCGTGCTGAACAACTGAAGCGGCAGAAGCTGGAGGAGACCCAGCTGGAAATCCAACGCCAGCTGGAGCGCGCCTATGCCCAGCTCTACGCCGATGTTGCCAACCTAGTGGTAGAGGGCACAGCTCGTCTGCTTCAACAGACGCTCGATCCGGAAGCCCACCGAAAGCTGGTAGAATCTTTCGTCAACGAGATTGCACGACAGAACTGA